From a region of the Sporanaerobacter acetigenes DSM 13106 genome:
- a CDS encoding DEAD/DEAH box helicase has translation MYIKDLSQLFDDYEKNQIIQNFIAQADSRYILYCVKEKFENFPKYTLNLDERCTSIAINYLTCGYNFFFNDEKIKACNALEKAATILEHIYCFKDCKFPYKDYYSIICSLAYYASSQYSKAYVILNRIETDTIIANLIKLFLTKQFSKLQIFIDDILFDKFKKQDVEKDTDVYIYLMSNYFLNIIMYIYNGNEDYLKMSEEIIEDLIVLSSINEEPHMWWIFRLLQIINYNYKDYSLWGAIDSTIDKDNYSIVRDYVNANIYKSRPVTELFKSQIDCLEQIKSDKGAIISIPTNSGKTKIAELAILKSLIENPDSICFYIAPFRSLAHEVENSLSNTLGMIGYKLSNLYGNSQYTQADRKLIEDSHVIIATPEKAKSIIRSNDTILGKLKLVIVDEGHLIGNQYRYIINELFIEELKITLKDNNGKMIFLSAVLPNLSDFSKWITGEESQVAYSNWRPSSQRLGILELSNNAVNLIWLGKYKSFNNKFIEPKVIRKHRITKSGRLIKDKYFPEDKKQAIAATAVKLLSNGSVLIYVGKTNMVLSQAREISKIMKGKNISHQWKDINTLELVKLACKEAYGENSEIFKFIMQGIVCHYSKLPTDVKMYMERLMSNDCPKIIIATSTLAQGVNIGVSTVIISNVYLDKNITIENKDFWNIAGRAGRSFVDTEGKILYAIDRSKDEWNVNEQIEKCRGYFDKGKVANVEIKERGHY, from the coding sequence ATGTATATTAAGGATTTAAGTCAGTTGTTTGATGATTATGAAAAAAACCAAATTATTCAAAATTTTATAGCTCAAGCAGATTCAAGATATATTTTGTATTGTGTAAAAGAAAAATTTGAAAATTTTCCGAAATATACTTTGAACTTAGATGAAAGATGTACGAGTATAGCTATTAACTATTTAACTTGCGGTTATAATTTCTTTTTCAATGATGAAAAAATTAAAGCATGTAATGCTTTAGAAAAAGCTGCAACAATCTTAGAACATATTTATTGTTTCAAAGATTGTAAGTTTCCATATAAAGATTATTATAGTATTATTTGCTCTTTAGCTTATTATGCTTCTTCTCAATACTCTAAAGCTTATGTGATTCTTAATAGAATTGAAACGGATACAATAATTGCAAATCTTATTAAATTGTTTTTAACAAAACAATTTTCAAAATTGCAAATTTTTATTGATGATATATTGTTTGATAAATTTAAAAAGCAAGATGTTGAGAAAGATACTGATGTTTATATATATCTTATGTCAAATTATTTTTTAAATATAATAATGTATATATATAATGGAAATGAAGATTATTTGAAAATGTCAGAAGAAATAATTGAAGATTTAATTGTACTTTCTAGTATAAATGAAGAACCACATATGTGGTGGATTTTTAGACTTCTACAAATAATTAACTATAATTATAAAGATTATTCTTTATGGGGAGCTATTGATTCCACAATAGATAAAGATAATTACAGTATTGTAAGAGATTATGTTAATGCAAATATATATAAATCAAGACCTGTAACAGAGCTTTTTAAGTCTCAAATTGATTGTCTGGAGCAAATCAAATCTGATAAAGGTGCTATAATTAGTATACCTACAAATTCTGGGAAAACTAAAATTGCTGAATTAGCGATATTGAAAAGTCTAATTGAAAATCCTGATTCTATATGTTTTTATATAGCGCCGTTTAGATCTTTAGCGCATGAAGTTGAAAACTCTCTTTCCAATACATTGGGGATGATTGGATATAAACTATCAAATTTATATGGAAATTCACAGTATACCCAAGCAGATAGGAAATTAATAGAAGATTCCCATGTTATAATTGCAACACCAGAAAAAGCAAAATCAATTATTAGGTCTAATGATACTATTTTAGGAAAGCTAAAATTAGTTATTGTTGATGAAGGTCATTTAATAGGCAATCAATATAGATACATAATCAATGAGTTGTTTATTGAAGAGTTAAAGATTACACTCAAAGATAATAACGGGAAAATGATATTTTTATCGGCCGTTTTACCAAATTTATCGGATTTTTCTAAATGGATTACAGGCGAAGAAAGTCAAGTTGCTTATTCAAACTGGAGGCCATCATCTCAAAGGTTAGGAATTTTGGAATTATCAAATAATGCTGTTAATTTGATATGGCTAGGTAAATATAAATCATTTAATAATAAGTTCATAGAGCCTAAGGTAATTAGAAAGCACAGAATAACAAAAAGTGGAAGATTAATTAAAGATAAATATTTTCCGGAGGATAAAAAGCAGGCTATAGCTGCTACAGCTGTAAAATTGCTTTCAAATGGTTCAGTATTAATTTATGTTGGTAAAACTAACATGGTTTTATCACAAGCAAGAGAAATAAGTAAAATAATGAAGGGAAAAAATATTTCACATCAGTGGAAAGATATAAATACTTTAGAGTTAGTTAAGTTAGCTTGCAAAGAGGCATATGGAGAAAATTCAGAAATTTTTAAATTCATAATGCAAGGGATTGTTTGCCATTATTCTAAATTGCCAACGGATGTAAAAATGTATATGGAACGATTAATGAGTAATGATTGTCCTAAGATAATTATTGCAACATCAACATTAGCCCAAGGAGTCAATATTGGGGTTTCAACAGTAATTATTTCTAATGTTTATCTTGATAAAAATATTACAATTGAGAATAAGGATTTTTGGAATATAGCAGGTAGAGCTGGAAGATCCTTTGTTGATACAGAAGGTAAGATACTTTATGCCATAGATAGAAGTAAAGATGAATGGAATGTAAATGAACAGATTGAAAAATGTCGTGGATATTTTGATAAAGGCAAAGTAGCAAATGTTGAAATCAAGGAACGAGGGCATTATTAA
- a CDS encoding Hachiman antiphage defense system protein HamA — MLEKYEFKKYADSLNIFPTSDKTRKGNLGEVVLSEYLSATSNIDILIYRLRYNPNVDQSMKGDDVLLVDNNRVLVGESKFRSKADKKVVDDISNKFGVEIMLPTSLSFIADRLYDEHNYELAEKVSEVEACIPYGSIDIKNIGLIVSDSSAHRAVERHMSSKNKNFLIITMNIDDPIGFLNSTFNLAKKGLEGELSYVY; from the coding sequence ATGTTAGAAAAGTACGAGTTTAAAAAGTATGCAGATAGTTTGAACATTTTCCCAACATCAGATAAAACTCGAAAAGGTAATTTAGGTGAGGTTGTTTTATCTGAATATTTGAGTGCAACTTCAAACATAGATATCCTTATATATAGACTACGATACAATCCGAACGTTGATCAATCAATGAAAGGAGATGATGTATTACTTGTAGATAATAATAGGGTATTAGTAGGAGAAAGCAAGTTTAGGTCAAAGGCAGATAAGAAAGTTGTTGATGATATTTCAAATAAATTTGGGGTAGAAATTATGCTGCCCACTTCGTTGAGTTTTATAGCTGATCGTCTGTATGATGAACATAATTATGAGCTAGCTGAAAAGGTATCAGAAGTTGAAGCTTGTATACCTTATGGGAGCATAGATATTAAAAATATTGGGCTTATAGTATCTGATTCATCTGCTCATAGGGCTGTAGAGAGGCATATGAGTTCTAAAAATAAGAATTTTTTGATAATTACTATGAATATTGATGATCCTATAGGTTTTTTAAATTCAACTTTTAATTTAGCTAAAAAAGGGCTTGAAGGGGAGCTTTCTTATGTATATTAA
- a CDS encoding methyl-accepting chemotaxis protein, with translation MKLKTKVVLFTVLVCIVSILSVSTINYMVSIKKLEAEVNNKVQLEATGIAKDIDKWMALQKDSIHEVIEDMIVNNNFEYKFVYNYLKKAGERNPGNEYYIAFSDKSFISGSGWIPGDTFDPTSRDWYIGATETDDFYISEPYMDAMTKGVVITISKAFSTLDGRKGVIGSDIKINYLVDMISVVDVGKGSHAFLIDSSGNIITHTNEEFKPKKDGYVNIADILNGKLKNIMEGKNLSLKNRGIKDYDGVDRFFFFGDVAESNWKVGVGVSAQHTMGAIQKANLYTLIATIIVLVVSLLISLYMSNSIAKPIVHTANIAEDIGNLNFLATIDEKDLKRKDEIGQMYRSFQSIIEKQKVFMKDLQDSIEKNHEVYEKTIEKLNFLLSQAEETSATTEELSAGMEETSASTIAINESSVEIDKAISDFAEEVEEGASTSRDISTKAEGLNNQFITAKDNTMNIYENTRKEIEEAIKSAKEVEQIDILSNAILEISEQTSLLALNAAIEAARAGDTGKGFAVVADEIRKLAENSNQTAGEIQNVTQSITGAVKKLVDNTNELVAFLEKDVMGDYEMMVEAVDQYKDDGSSLNSIISNLSATTEELTATINQIANSIKDISVTVEESAKATTSIAEKNMNVVEAINNINDIMKKNKEVSDKLQEIVSEVKF, from the coding sequence ATGAAATTAAAAACTAAAGTTGTATTGTTCACTGTTTTGGTATGTATTGTTAGTATATTGTCTGTATCTACAATCAACTATATGGTGTCCATAAAAAAATTAGAAGCTGAGGTAAATAATAAAGTTCAATTAGAGGCTACAGGAATAGCTAAAGATATAGATAAATGGATGGCTCTGCAAAAAGATTCAATACATGAAGTCATTGAAGATATGATTGTAAACAACAATTTTGAATATAAATTTGTTTACAATTATTTAAAGAAAGCAGGGGAAAGAAATCCTGGAAATGAGTATTATATAGCTTTTTCGGATAAATCATTTATATCTGGTAGCGGTTGGATTCCAGGCGATACATTTGATCCAACTTCTAGAGATTGGTATATAGGGGCTACGGAGACTGATGATTTCTATATATCAGAGCCTTATATGGATGCTATGACTAAAGGAGTGGTCATTACAATTTCAAAGGCCTTTAGTACTCTAGATGGGAGAAAGGGTGTCATAGGAAGCGATATTAAAATTAACTATTTAGTAGATATGATTTCAGTTGTAGATGTAGGAAAAGGTTCTCATGCATTTTTAATTGATAGTAGTGGAAATATTATCACTCATACAAATGAAGAATTCAAGCCCAAAAAAGATGGATATGTAAATATTGCTGATATATTGAATGGAAAGCTTAAGAATATAATGGAAGGGAAAAATTTAAGCTTAAAAAATAGAGGAATAAAAGACTATGATGGAGTTGATAGATTTTTCTTTTTTGGAGATGTAGCAGAATCTAACTGGAAGGTAGGAGTTGGAGTTTCTGCACAGCACACCATGGGAGCCATCCAAAAGGCAAATTTATATACTTTGATAGCAACTATAATTGTATTGGTGGTATCTTTACTAATATCATTATATATGTCAAATTCCATTGCAAAACCAATAGTGCATACAGCAAATATTGCTGAAGACATAGGGAATTTAAATTTCCTTGCTACAATAGATGAAAAGGATTTAAAGAGAAAAGATGAAATAGGTCAAATGTATAGATCTTTCCAAAGTATAATTGAAAAACAAAAGGTGTTCATGAAAGATCTACAAGATTCTATAGAAAAAAATCATGAAGTATATGAAAAAACTATAGAAAAATTGAATTTTTTACTTAGTCAAGCAGAAGAAACATCAGCAACAACAGAAGAACTTTCAGCAGGGATGGAAGAAACATCAGCTTCAACTATAGCTATAAATGAATCCTCTGTTGAAATAGATAAAGCTATATCAGATTTTGCAGAAGAAGTAGAAGAAGGAGCTTCTACATCAAGGGACATAAGCACAAAAGCAGAAGGGTTGAACAATCAATTTATTACAGCTAAAGACAATACCATGAACATATATGAAAACACAAGAAAAGAAATAGAAGAGGCCATAAAATCAGCAAAGGAAGTAGAACAAATAGATATATTATCCAACGCCATATTGGAAATATCAGAACAAACAAGTCTACTAGCTTTAAATGCAGCCATAGAAGCAGCAAGAGCAGGAGATACTGGAAAGGGATTTGCTGTAGTAGCAGATGAAATAAGGAAACTGGCAGAAAACTCAAATCAAACAGCAGGAGAAATACAAAATGTAACTCAAAGCATAACTGGAGCAGTAAAAAAATTGGTAGACAATACAAATGAATTGGTAGCTTTTCTAGAAAAGGATGTAATGGGAGATTATGAAATGATGGTAGAGGCTGTAGATCAGTACAAAGATGATGGTTCATCACTAAACAGCATTATTTCAAATTTATCTGCAACAACGGAAGAACTTACAGCAACCATAAATCAAATAGCAAATTCCATAAAAGATATATCTGTAACAGTAGAAGAGTCAGCAAAAGCTACAACCAGTATAGCTGAAAAGAATATGAATGTAGTAGAAGCAATAAACAATATAAACGACATAATGAAAAAGAACAAAGAAGTATCAGACAAATTGCAAGAAATAGTTTCTGAAGTTAAATTTTAA
- a CDS encoding aminopeptidase — MKRNELAFEFDSAWKNISSREKNEVFEMAEDYKEFLNNSKTEREATREIIRRAEENGFKPISELIENNEKLIPGMKLYSNNRNKGVALFVIGKESILNGMNFIGAHIDSPRLDIKANPLYEDSELALLKTHYYGGLKKYQWVTIPLSLHGIVIKRDGSKVEVAIGEDEKEPVFFITDLLPHLAKDQYEKKLKEAIQGEGLNIVVGSIPFDNENIDDRIKYNILNILNEKYGIKEEDFITAELEAVPVGKARDLGLDKGLIVAYAQDDKVCSYACLNAILEVENPDRTCMAIFVDKEEVGSIGNTGMQSKFFEYSVIEILSLLGEDCSPLAVARTLSNTLALSADVVSSYDPNFPDVFDKRNTAHAGRGVALVKETGSEGKNRGNDANSEYFELVRRLFDDNNVKWQIGELGKVDQEDNGTIAYMIAAYGIEVIDCGVPVLSMHAPYEAVSKVDVYMAYKGYKAFYLNK; from the coding sequence ATGAAAAGAAACGAATTGGCATTTGAGTTTGATAGTGCATGGAAAAATATTTCAAGTAGAGAGAAAAATGAAGTATTTGAAATGGCTGAAGATTATAAAGAATTTTTAAATAATAGCAAGACAGAAAGAGAAGCTACTAGGGAAATAATTAGAAGAGCAGAAGAAAATGGTTTCAAACCAATAAGTGAATTGATTGAAAACAATGAAAAACTAATTCCTGGCATGAAGCTATATTCAAACAATAGAAACAAGGGTGTAGCTTTATTTGTAATAGGAAAAGAGAGCATTTTAAATGGAATGAATTTCATTGGAGCTCATATAGATTCTCCAAGATTAGATATTAAAGCAAATCCATTGTATGAGGATTCAGAATTGGCATTGCTTAAGACTCATTATTATGGTGGACTTAAGAAATATCAGTGGGTGACTATTCCTCTTTCATTACATGGTATAGTGATTAAGAGAGATGGTTCTAAAGTAGAAGTAGCAATAGGTGAAGATGAAAAGGAGCCGGTATTTTTTATAACAGATTTGTTGCCTCATTTAGCTAAGGACCAATACGAGAAGAAACTTAAAGAAGCTATCCAAGGTGAAGGATTAAATATTGTAGTTGGAAGTATTCCCTTTGATAATGAAAATATTGATGATAGGATTAAATACAATATATTGAATATATTAAATGAGAAGTATGGAATAAAAGAGGAAGATTTCATAACTGCTGAATTGGAAGCAGTGCCAGTAGGAAAAGCAAGGGATTTAGGATTGGATAAAGGACTAATTGTAGCCTATGCTCAAGATGATAAAGTATGTTCTTATGCTTGTTTGAATGCTATATTGGAAGTAGAAAATCCAGACAGGACATGTATGGCAATATTTGTGGATAAAGAAGAGGTTGGCAGTATAGGGAATACAGGTATGCAATCAAAATTTTTTGAATATTCGGTAATAGAGATATTATCCCTATTGGGAGAAGATTGTAGCCCATTAGCTGTGGCTAGAACTTTGTCAAATACTTTGGCATTATCTGCTGATGTTGTTTCTTCTTATGATCCCAATTTTCCAGATGTATTTGACAAGCGAAATACAGCTCATGCGGGAAGAGGAGTAGCATTGGTTAAAGAAACAGGTAGTGAAGGAAAAAACCGTGGAAATGATGCAAATTCTGAATACTTTGAGCTTGTAAGAAGACTGTTTGATGACAACAATGTTAAGTGGCAAATTGGTGAGTTGGGGAAAGTAGATCAAGAAGACAATGGAACAATTGCATATATGATAGCAGCTTATGGTATTGAAGTGATAGATTGTGGTGTTCCGGTACTTAGTATGCATGCACCTTATGAAGCTGTCAGCAAAGTGGATGTTTATATGGCATATAAAGGTTATAAGGCCTTTTATTTAAACAAATAG
- a CDS encoding alanine/glycine:cation symporter family protein translates to MVFFEKLNDFLWGPPLIILMLGAGFYFTARSGFFQFRHFHHIMKNTFGKMKDKGDSGEGILKPFEAICIAVGGTVGVSNIGGVATAIAVGGPGAIFWMWIAALLGMVLKMVEVTLGVYYREKDEKGLPFGGPTYYMEKGLGEEKGFKGWKPLAIVFGAGIFSTFFITLQNYTVSEAIGNTFGINMMIVAVIYIVCVYIMISGGIPQLGKIATKIVPFMLMFYLVGGIVIIFKNITALPHALKLIVESAFTGSAAMGGFAGATVAQALQLGLARSVYSNEAGWGTSPMIHSTARTDHPVKQGLWGAFEVFMDTLVVCTITGLIVIITGEWSSGLDGATLALTVFEHEIGWFGRVIVALSIFLLGLTSSTGWYSYYEVLLRHLLGNNSKAKDRILKIYKWVYPIPELVFPTLAVTRGLPGEKVWLFADLVSAIPTFINVAVILVLSPTFFILLKDYKARYLEIGELDPNLALFYEDKNNKAKA, encoded by the coding sequence ATGGTATTTTTTGAAAAACTAAATGATTTTTTGTGGGGACCACCATTGATAATTTTGATGCTTGGTGCGGGATTTTATTTTACTGCAAGATCTGGGTTTTTTCAGTTTAGACATTTTCACCATATAATGAAAAATACCTTTGGAAAAATGAAAGATAAAGGTGATTCTGGTGAAGGAATACTTAAACCCTTTGAAGCTATTTGCATTGCTGTTGGTGGGACAGTAGGAGTTTCAAATATTGGAGGGGTAGCAACAGCTATAGCAGTTGGGGGACCAGGGGCAATATTTTGGATGTGGATAGCAGCTCTCTTGGGAATGGTTTTAAAAATGGTCGAAGTAACTTTGGGCGTATATTATAGAGAAAAAGACGAAAAAGGCTTGCCATTTGGAGGACCAACATATTATATGGAAAAGGGTTTGGGGGAAGAAAAAGGATTTAAAGGTTGGAAACCTCTTGCAATTGTATTTGGTGCAGGAATATTTTCAACATTTTTCATAACACTTCAAAATTACACAGTATCAGAAGCTATAGGAAATACTTTTGGAATAAACATGATGATTGTAGCGGTAATATATATAGTATGCGTTTATATCATGATCAGTGGAGGTATACCACAATTGGGAAAGATAGCGACCAAAATAGTACCTTTCATGCTTATGTTTTATTTGGTTGGTGGAATAGTGATTATATTTAAGAATATCACTGCTCTTCCACATGCATTGAAGCTTATAGTTGAAAGTGCATTTACGGGTTCAGCTGCTATGGGAGGATTTGCAGGAGCAACAGTTGCTCAAGCATTGCAACTAGGTTTAGCTAGATCTGTATATAGCAATGAGGCTGGATGGGGTACATCTCCAATGATTCATTCTACAGCAAGAACGGATCATCCAGTGAAACAAGGATTATGGGGAGCTTTTGAAGTATTTATGGATACATTGGTAGTATGTACTATAACGGGATTGATTGTAATAATAACTGGGGAATGGTCATCAGGTCTTGATGGTGCAACATTGGCTTTGACAGTATTTGAGCATGAGATAGGGTGGTTTGGTAGAGTAATTGTTGCTTTGTCCATATTTTTACTTGGGCTTACTAGTAGTACAGGCTGGTATTCATACTATGAAGTGCTTCTTCGACATTTGTTGGGGAACAATTCAAAAGCCAAAGATAGAATTCTCAAAATTTATAAATGGGTATATCCAATACCTGAATTAGTTTTTCCAACTTTAGCTGTGACAAGGGGATTACCAGGTGAAAAAGTTTGGCTATTTGCGGACTTGGTTTCAGCTATTCCTACATTTATAAATGTAGCTGTAATACTTGTATTGTCACCAACATTTTTTATATTGCTTAAAGATTATAAAGCAAGGTATCTTGAGATAGGAGAATTAGATCCCAATTTAGCCCTATTTTATGAGGACAAAAACAACAAAGCAAAAGCATAA
- a CDS encoding helix-turn-helix domain-containing protein: protein MQFGGDILISERLKELREEKNLLQKDLAKHLNISTSAYGYYEQGKRNPDTETIEKLADFFNVSTDYLLGRTNYKKNPNISEHLNYNEIEKSIAEKLLNEGIITQDEPIPKEIFEKILKYGMEAAIEILKLEKELKK, encoded by the coding sequence ATGCAGTTTGGAGGTGATATCCTGATAAGTGAAAGACTAAAGGAATTAAGAGAAGAAAAAAATTTACTACAAAAAGATTTAGCTAAACACTTAAACATTTCAACTAGTGCTTATGGATATTATGAACAAGGTAAAAGAAATCCCGATACTGAAACAATAGAAAAACTAGCTGATTTTTTTAATGTTTCAACCGACTACCTTCTTGGCCGAACTAATTATAAAAAAAATCCCAATATATCTGAACACTTAAACTATAATGAAATAGAAAAAAGCATTGCAGAAAAGCTATTAAATGAGGGAATTATAACACAAGATGAGCCTATTCCTAAAGAAATATTTGAAAAAATTTTAAAATACGGTATGGAAGCTGCTATAGAGATATTAAAATTAGAAAAGGAACTAAAAAAATAA
- the pepF gene encoding oligoendopeptidase F — protein MKRFNKKSLVSLLLVLVMLFSQSMVFADAKLPTRAEAKDKYKWDLTEIYKTRNDFEADMKKLTNEIIPKFEQYKGKLNTADNLLAYFKLDEEASRLLMKGYIYANLSQDLNQADSNSQEMASIAETAYSKYVAAVSFERPEILSLSEEKLKGLMNDPKLKDYKLYLEQLLKQKEHILSDKEEAILSAASDMAGSPKDIFDKVTLADYEYPTIKDKDGKEIKLDNANYYKILEEGDRDLRKKAYLARTNANGKVNNTLAATYSAEVKKNIFFSNARGYDSSIDAALAEEFIPRSIYDNLVKSVDGNLGYLHKYYEVKKKALGLKELHGYDDSLPLVKDYKMEIPYDEAVKIITKALAPLGDEYVADFKNGVNSRWVDVYADDNKYTGGYQWGANDTHPYILMNYTNDLDSALTLAHEMGHALNTVYSNKTQPYYMSSYPIFTAEVASTANELLVMDYMIKNAKNDDEKLYLLNKQIDNIMGTIYTQVMFSEFEQTVHDMAEKGEPLSADVLNNLWLSLIKKYYGKAFTVDENSKYGWSRIPHFYMNFYVYKYATSMSASYALVNNILEGKEGAVDNYLEFLAAGGSDYPVEILKKAGVDMNSSEPVDSILEYFGELVDEMEKLLEKKAKETKKK, from the coding sequence ATGAAAAGATTTAACAAAAAATCATTAGTATCATTGTTATTAGTATTGGTGATGTTGTTTAGCCAATCTATGGTTTTTGCTGATGCAAAACTTCCAACTCGTGCAGAAGCAAAAGATAAGTACAAATGGGATTTAACTGAAATCTACAAGACAAGAAATGATTTTGAAGCTGATATGAAGAAACTTACAAACGAAATAATTCCAAAATTTGAACAATATAAAGGGAAATTAAATACAGCAGACAATTTGCTTGCATACTTTAAACTAGATGAGGAAGCTAGTAGACTTTTAATGAAAGGATATATTTATGCAAACCTTTCTCAAGATTTAAATCAAGCAGATAGCAATTCTCAAGAAATGGCTTCTATAGCTGAAACAGCTTACAGCAAATATGTAGCAGCTGTTTCCTTTGAGAGACCAGAGATACTTAGTTTATCTGAAGAAAAATTGAAGGGTCTTATGAATGATCCAAAGCTTAAAGATTATAAGCTTTATCTTGAACAACTTTTAAAACAAAAAGAACATATATTGTCAGATAAAGAAGAAGCTATACTGTCAGCAGCAAGTGATATGGCAGGCTCACCAAAAGATATATTTGACAAGGTGACTCTTGCTGATTATGAATATCCAACTATAAAAGATAAAGATGGCAAAGAGATAAAATTAGACAATGCAAATTATTACAAGATATTGGAAGAAGGAGATAGGGATCTTAGAAAAAAGGCTTATTTAGCTCGTACAAATGCTAACGGAAAAGTAAACAATACATTGGCAGCCACATATAGTGCAGAAGTGAAGAAAAATATATTCTTTTCCAATGCTAGAGGCTATGATTCTTCAATAGATGCTGCATTGGCTGAAGAGTTTATACCAAGATCTATTTATGACAATCTTGTTAAATCAGTTGATGGCAATTTGGGGTATCTTCATAAATATTATGAAGTGAAAAAGAAAGCATTGGGACTAAAAGAATTGCATGGATACGATGATTCCCTTCCACTAGTTAAAGATTATAAGATGGAAATTCCTTATGATGAAGCAGTAAAAATCATTACAAAGGCATTGGCTCCACTTGGAGATGAATATGTAGCTGATTTTAAGAACGGTGTAAATTCAAGATGGGTTGATGTATACGCAGATGATAACAAATATACTGGTGGATATCAATGGGGTGCTAATGATACTCATCCATATATTCTTATGAATTATACGAATGATTTGGATTCAGCTTTGACATTGGCTCATGAAATGGGACATGCTTTAAATACAGTGTATTCAAACAAAACTCAACCATATTATATGTCAAGTTATCCAATATTCACAGCAGAAGTAGCTTCTACAGCTAATGAACTTTTAGTTATGGATTATATGATTAAGAATGCTAAAAATGATGATGAAAAATTGTATTTGTTGAATAAACAAATAGACAATATCATGGGAACTATTTATACTCAAGTTATGTTTTCAGAGTTTGAACAAACAGTTCATGATATGGCTGAAAAAGGAGAACCATTGTCAGCTGATGTTTTGAACAACTTATGGCTATCCCTTATAAAGAAATACTATGGAAAAGCTTTTACTGTTGACGAAAATTCAAAATATGGTTGGTCAAGAATACCTCATTTTTATATGAATTTCTATGTATATAAATATGCAACTTCTATGTCGGCTTCTTATGCACTTGTAAACAATATATTAGAAGGCAAAGAAGGAGCAGTTGACAATTACCTTGAATTCCTAGCAGCTGGTGGTTCCGATTATCCAGTAGAGATTCTTAAGAAGGCAGGAGTAGATATGAATTCGTCAGAACCAGTTGATAGTATATTGGAGTACTTTGGAGAATTGGTAGATGAAATGGAAAAACTATTAGAAAAGAAAGCAAAAGAAACTAAGAAGAAATAG
- a CDS encoding aminopeptidase encodes MSELTARGAKIVINDWLLLKPEENLLIVTSERHLDEAKVLKIYAKKIGVSVDIMLVEKSGKKVGIYFDKNDRIFDPYDAIIGATEYSLVTTLAAKRAIELGKKYVSLPLSTNNGVSMLAFDFMTENTEISKIKANLLMQNIRGSSKIYVSTELGTDLHLSMKGRKPGFFNGNVEDGGGFSSSSIEVYIPIVETATNGTLVLDGSYGYIGKVETPFKITFEDGKIVNIENSKSGKILKDYLESFDDARMYYGAEFGIGLNSKSRCKGDCYIEDESAYGTFHIGLGRNFALGGQHDASGHFDLVSHNADIYFDNRHIVDKGKVTIQSVYF; translated from the coding sequence TTGAGTGAATTGACTGCAAGAGGTGCAAAAATAGTTATAAATGACTGGCTTCTTTTGAAACCTGAAGAAAATCTCTTGATAGTTACAAGTGAAAGACATTTAGATGAAGCTAAGGTTTTAAAAATTTATGCAAAAAAAATTGGTGTTTCGGTAGATATAATGCTTGTAGAAAAAAGTGGTAAAAAAGTAGGAATTTATTTTGATAAAAATGATAGAATATTTGACCCATATGATGCAATAATAGGTGCGACTGAGTATTCTCTTGTTACAACTCTTGCGGCCAAACGTGCAATTGAATTAGGGAAAAAATACGTGTCTTTACCTTTGTCTACTAATAACGGGGTATCTATGCTAGCATTTGACTTCATGACAGAAAATACAGAAATAAGCAAGATTAAAGCGAACCTGCTTATGCAGAATATCAGAGGTTCAAGTAAAATTTATGTAAGTACGGAACTAGGAACAGATCTTCATTTGAGCATGAAAGGAAGAAAGCCGGGTTTCTTTAATGGTAATGTTGAAGATGGCGGAGGTTTTTCATCTTCGAGTATAGAAGTTTATATTCCAATAGTTGAAACTGCTACTAATGGCACTTTGGTCCTTGATGGTTCTTATGGATATATTGGTAAGGTAGAAACTCCATTTAAAATAACTTTTGAAGATGGCAAAATTGTTAATATTGAGAATTCAAAAAGTGGTAAAATTTTAAAAGATTATCTTGAATCATTCGATGATGCACGTATGTATTACGGTGCAGAATTTGGAATAGGGTTAAATTCTAAATCAAGATGTAAAGGTGACTGCTATATTGAAGATGAATCAGCATATGGAACATTTCATATAGGTCTAGGACGTAATTTTGCGTTGGGAGGTCAGCATGACGCAAGTGGTCATTTTGACTTGGTTTCACATAATGCTGATATATATTTTGATAATAGACATATTGTTGATAAAGGTAAAGTTACAATACAGAGTGTATACTTTTAA